One genomic window of Trichlorobacter lovleyi includes the following:
- a CDS encoding type II secretion system protein N encodes MRRLALPLNLLFSVVILITAARILADIASYKLGTSPAKLQAKGAQQSTQPLQQQMQLQGFATILEKALFGPATKGILTPALQPSASTRPPVSQSDLSLLGTAIGSPRTSFILVRRTSSNEERVFKLGEKVFDLGTLSAIKKETAEVRSGSQLITLRTPSAPAEPAKPAQPVAAASGVTQALPGGSGIIDQRALNAALDNIGQAMTDARLLPSVKDGKVEGFKVSEIKPQGVFAAVGLKNGDVLMKINEFPIDSPEKAIQSFVTLKGQSRIKLDLIRDGAPTSLAYDIR; translated from the coding sequence ATGCGACGACTTGCCCTCCCTCTGAACCTGCTGTTTTCTGTTGTTATTCTGATAACAGCCGCGCGAATTCTGGCGGATATCGCCTCCTACAAACTGGGGACGTCCCCTGCAAAGCTGCAGGCAAAGGGGGCTCAGCAATCCACTCAGCCGCTTCAACAACAAATGCAGCTGCAAGGCTTTGCCACGATTCTTGAAAAGGCCCTGTTTGGACCGGCCACCAAAGGGATACTGACCCCGGCCCTGCAACCCTCTGCCAGCACTCGCCCCCCTGTTTCCCAAAGCGATCTGAGCCTGCTTGGCACCGCCATCGGCTCTCCGCGGACAAGCTTTATCCTGGTACGCCGCACCAGCAGCAACGAAGAACGGGTCTTTAAGCTTGGCGAAAAGGTCTTTGATCTTGGTACCCTGAGCGCCATCAAAAAGGAAACGGCAGAAGTCCGTTCAGGATCACAACTGATCACCCTGCGCACCCCCTCTGCCCCGGCCGAACCGGCAAAACCTGCCCAGCCCGTGGCTGCCGCTAGCGGCGTGACCCAGGCGCTACCCGGCGGTTCAGGTATTATTGATCAACGGGCCCTGAATGCCGCCCTGGACAACATTGGCCAGGCCATGACCGATGCCCGCCTGCTGCCCAGCGTCAAGGATGGAAAAGTCGAAGGGTTCAAGGTCTCCGAAATAAAACCCCAGGGGGTCTTTGCAGCCGTAGGTCTCAAAAACGGCGATGTCCTGATGAAAATCAACGAATTCCCCATAGACTCACCTGAAAAGGCGATCCAATCCTTTGTGACCTTGAAAGGCCAGAGCCGGATCAAGCTTGATCTGATTCGTGACGGCGCCCCCACTTCACTGGCCTATGATATTCGCTAA